The Mastacembelus armatus chromosome 4, fMasArm1.2, whole genome shotgun sequence genome segment ATGATGCATtgatgtattatttttaatggtaTTGTGGAATAGCTAAATATTCCCACCCCTAGTGGTTTGTGTTAACTTTGCTAAAATACGGACCTGTAGCTACACTGTGTAACATCAGCACTTCACCTTGGCCTGCTCTATAATCTCAGGTGGTAAATGCAGACGGGGATATAGGTAGATTCCTCCCATTGCTGGCTGGCAGCTCATCCCTGGCAGACCATTTAGAAACTCCCATGCCCGCTGAGCATTGTGGGACAGAGTCGCCTGGCTGAGGAGAATCTCCTTAAGTggaaagagcagcagagttGGTTTGGCACAGGAAATCAGCTTCTGTAGGGACAGAGATCTTAAAACTTATTAAACAAAGAGGCAGGAAGATGAGTCTCGATGCATGAGGGTTGTGTGCAGACCTGTGTGTACGTGTCATACGAAAGGTCTCCAGGTTTTGGGGGGTTGACCATAACATCCAGAGCGAGCTGTCCTGTGACTGGAGTGTTGATATCTGTACACAGCAAAGTATCAATAAAATGCAGCACCTCTGGGTCCAGGTTGACTGTCTCCATGTATCCTGCCCTCAGACCACAcctgccacacagacacagacgtAACTAGGAGACTGAATATAATGTTATGTTGGAGTTTAACAGTCCATGTGAGTGACCTGGCAAGTTGTTGGTTGGGTTTATCATTGAGGAATCTCACTTGGCAATGGACCTTGAGCATGATCTGAATTTGATATCTGGTAATAAGTCACCTGCTTCCAGCactgtttattaaaacaatgttgGTGAAACCAGTTGCAAGCAATGTTTTGCAGTTTACAGCAGTGTTTTAAGAGACTTTTCAGATGGCCAATCAGATTGTTGCAAAAGCTGCCCACCCCTTCATACAGTCAAGGTAATGAAACTCACTCTCCTATGCAGGCGCTGGATAAGGAGTGGAAAGAGATCagctggactgtctctgagTACTGTTTATCCATTTCAAACAAGACTTTCTTATAGGAAATGAATTCTCTATCCTGTCCATACACGCAGTCCTGGAACACCTGCAGTGCAGAGGACAGGAAGATAGTTTAGTGTGAGCAAAATACTGCTGTTCACAGACCCAACTCCCGGTCTGAGCTTATAGCTTACAGTTTGCGATCACCTCATCAACCAACAGTAAGAGTCCCTCAGCTGCTGCGAACTGGATCACTTCCTCTATTGATTTTCTGTCTTGCACATGACCTGTGAGGGCAAACCGCAGCAGTCAGCAGTGATGCCAGCAGCAAGTTTCAACAGGTGGTTTTGGTGTagctgctgtgtgttgtttACCTGTGGGGTTTCCTGGGTTGCTGATGTAAATGGATCTGGGCTGACAGTGCCTCCTAGCTGTGGTCAACACTTGGTGCAGCTCATGCACGTCGACAGCCCAGTCTAGTTCCTCTTtcagctggtatggcaccagTTTCACCCCATATATGTCCATGAGTGTGGGCAAGGTATGGGGGCAGGGTATGGGGGTCAACACACCTGTTTGAGCCTCCCCTTCCCCACTGGCTAGCAGCTTCACAACCACCTGCACATGACAGAGTGAATGAAATTACTGACTGTTAATCAGCTTTGTACGTCTATTCCATTACTCTCTTACTACTCTTGTTACCCAATAGAAGCTCTTGTGTCCATGTTGGTGACCTTGTCTTTTCTACATCTCCCCTCACATGTGGTGTGCCTCAGGGTGACCCTTGAAgccactccttttttttttttttggcatttgttTCCTCTTCGATCTATTCTTTGTAATCACGGCATCTTGTTCCATTATATGCTGATGATTGTCAAATTTATGTGCCACTCAAACGTAATAATGCTTACTGTGTaaaacagctgttggagtgcATTGATGAGATTAAAGCTTGGATATACttgaatttttttcattttagtaacctaaaacagaggttattTGGACCAGCCAACACTTGCGGTGACTTCCCAGCGAACTTAGGTTCTTTGGCACAAAGAAGTGGATCATGATTTTTAAACTTGATAAACAGATCAGCGTAGTCATGAAGGTAAGCTTTTCTCAACTAAGATAGATACCTAAAATGAAATTCGTCCTTCCAAGGTGTCACTTTGAAATGCTGATTCATGCTTTTATAACTACACGGTTGGATTATTCCAATGCACTTTATTTTGGGATCAGCCAGTCCTCGCCTTCTTTCTTGCAGTTAGTTCAAAAATGCTCCTGCTCATCTTGACTGGCTCCTGAAAGCGTGATCACATTATACTTTGACCAATCTTGTTGTTTTTgagtgctatataaataaactagaTTGGATTGGACCAGATTACAGAGATTAATTTTCTACTTATTCCTCCACTACAATTGCCTAACATTAGTTACtagttactttttaaattacGTTTATTGCCCTTTGTGCACTAAAAATCATATATTTCCAAAATCTGTGATTTTAATTTATCAGATTTTAtcttaaataaactaaataagaTTAAGATGAGCAGCAAAATGCATTGtcagaaagctgaaaaaaagtttttttttttttgatgagtTAACTGGTAGATATGTGGTTTTCACAGGAATAATATCTTGCAGAATATAAAATCTAGGAATTCAACGATCTTACTAAAATATATCAAACGAGGCAAGATAAATAACTTACATAATTAGACAGATTTGAttatttataaaagaaaatataaaagtatttcCAATCTATTGTAAAGTTTACACATTGAGTTTCTGGTTCACCTTTGAGCTGCTTACTAAAAGTATTTTTGTCTTCTTGGCCTGTCTGTTCTAGGTCTCCCTGTCTCACCAGTTTTGCATTAATCTTCAAGTGTTCCTAGATCATCAATTAACTAGGTAAGTAGAATTTTACCCTAACTGGGAAATTAGAAGTGATTGCCAAAGTAAGAATATATGATCAGAATTATTCTTTAACATTCATATGCCTGTTAATATTATCTATAaataggcaaggcaaatttatttgtatagcaccattcatacactacgcaatttaaagtgctttacatggcatataattacattaaaagcatggaaaagagcatttaaaaacaaagacatttaacataaaataaatttaaattaaataaagtaaattaaaataaaatgtaaaagcacattaagaaaacaaggatgaactattatttgaaggcagcagtaaacaacagtgttttcagtcctgatttgaatgaccTGACAttttgagcagacctcaggtgttcaggaagtttgttccacaagtgaggagcttcactttgtttggttctggttctgggaacacacagtagacctgtcccagatgacctgaggggtctggaaacctcatagggaactaatgtatcttgaatatattttggtccacagcCATTTAgtactttataaactagcaataagattttaaaatctatcctttgactaacgggaagccattgtagtgatctgagaactggtgtgagAACTgtgtttcctggtgtttgtaaggactctggcagcagcattctggattagctgcagctacctgattgactttttgctaagacctgtaaacaagccattacaataatctaacctactgaagataaatgcatgaacaagtttttctgcattttgtttatACAGAGAACCTTTTATTCtaacaatgtttttcaggtggtaataggaagatttagtgatggattttatgtggttggtaaaattcaggtctgagtcagtgATTACTATCTGGACAGTAAATACTGATGATACACTAATAACAGTATGTTTTACCTTCAATGCCACTTGAGAACCAGTAGAAATAAAGACGTGttcagcacatgaagacactccAGCATCTCGTCTAGAAATGAAATCAGCAATGCTTTGTCTGACATGAGGCAGACCAGAGGAGGCAGTATAGGAACCTATGGGCCAATCGTGGGATATGTTGTTTCTGTACATCTGTTAATTGAAATGCTGGTTGTTGTGTTTTAAGTATTGTACAGAAAAGACCTTTGACAATCCTCACCCACACTTCCTCCATCACAGGCTTTCAGGAGCATCTGCGTCCTCAGTCTGACGTCCAGAGAAAGACCTTCTTCTTTCAGCAGCTCAGGGTACAGACACACAGCCAGGACCTGAGGCAACAGGCCAGGTTTAGGACATTATAGACAAGAAGCAAGAGAAGCTTTATACAACAGTGTTTAACCAAAAAAGTGCCCTGTTGACTTAAAAGAAATCTTTTTACAGGCGTATAGTAGTTGAGAAACCATTAGCACAGTAATGAAGTATCAGCAAAATAAATGCGATGAGATgtaaaattgatttaaaaacattatttaatgtaCCATCATAGTGACTACAAAAAATAAggataaatgtattaaaattacTGATAACataaatggataaaaaaaagtcacagaTTGGAATCTAATATggctgaacaaacaaacaaacgaagAACAACAGACAGAACTAACCTGTCGAATGAACGAGAGGGGTTTAATTCCATTTTTGTGGGGATCACCTGAGCTGACATCTATTACCTGTTTAAAGGATTTCTGTGACCCCTGCAAGACAGTATGTTAAAAGCTCATTCTGGATTATGATTCTTAATCTAAAACATAACTAGTACCTGAGGTTGTCCGAtaaatgcagagaaacagaacaatAGATCCTGGAAAGTGTAGAGTTCATGTGGAAAGTAGCATAAAATGGAGCAAACCAAGTCAAACACATGCTCCTGCTTTGGACACTTACCTGTGTGGCCTCTTCTTTGACATGTGCCCTCAGGATTTCCAGGGAGTTTTGTGGTGAGTTTTTGATCCTCCTCATTGTTGGATGCACTCACTCAAAATGGTCTGATTTCCAAACtgttcacctttttttttttttttacagtgctaCAGTCTGAGGAACAGACAGACCCCAAAGAGGTTTCAGAGTTTCAAAAGGCTGTAATGAACCCATCTGTAAGTCTCTTTTCTCATGCACTACAGTAAAGTCAATGATTGACTAATCATAACTGAAAACAGGTGATGAATAATCCTTTTATCATTCTGAGTTGCATGTCAACACATTGATCTCTGAGGTGTACTTAATACATGTCAAGTCTCATTCctccaaaaaacataaattctCTAGCTGTTAGATGCTGCTGCCACTGTTTTTAGCCATAAAAAGATTCCAAAAACAAATTGTCAGCAAActagattttaaaatgaagtttGAACTAACGTTTTACAGTATTTAACTTAAGTTTAAACaattattgaattatttcaAAAAGTCATATACATTGGATGTATGTAGGTAATCTATTTACTAAGCATTTCACAAATATCAGCAATAGGTGTAGTCCTGCCTAAACTagttaaataagtaaatattgATACATATCTACAAATGAATTGATTTGCGATATATGATTTTATAGTTTTGTGTAGaaaataaatttattaaaattaattcaaataaaagcatgaactATTAGCCTATGCTGAAACAACCCAAACCCAAAAAAGCATGATGCCACTGTACTTCAGCTGTTAtggttttattacattttattgcatttaattGAAACACGATTCTGCACAAAAAGCTAAAATGCTTGTCTCTCAATCTAACGTAACAACTTAAGATTgtccattttaacatttttctttttctattggTTGTCAGACACTTGCAGTCCAGCCATCTGTCGCCGTGCATGCAGGTGGGATGTACAGTAGATGTAAGGTGAAGGTGAACTGTTAGAACTGCTGTATTGAACTGCTGTAGTGTCCCATGtccctgtgttttattttgctttattttacttCGGTGGCTTATAGTGTCCAGTTGTGCTAATTCATGGTCCTTTGTACTTTCTGTTAAATGTCACCAGAGTAACCAGTTCTGGTAATGTCAGATCGTTTTATTCCAGGTGGAAGGGGCAGCATGTTTaaccttttttcctttttttagtTGCATAAATGGGTCATGAAGCCTTTCATTCTGTTTGTGCTGAAAAAGACTGAAACTGTGGACTCTCGATCAAAGTAAGTAgactgccatctagtggtttGAAAGCTCTGTGTTTTACCTTAATGTTTCAGGGTATGTGTTGGTAGGAATCCCATTgactctttttgttgttgttggattAACAATTAATTTTCCTGGAGTTTGTTTTCCAGTGGTAATTCCacctactgtttgtttttcagttgaacagaaaaactgtgGAATATGTTTTTGCATCTAAACGCAGTAATATGTCCCTGTTCCACAATTTTCCCCTCTACTGTTTTCAACCAAAACCCTACTCTCTAAGCTTGACTTAATCTTTAGttgcttattttttgttttcttaatgttgaGTCACGTGACTGTATGACAGAGTCAGGTGGTTGCTCGGTTTACTGCTTTGATCCAGATTGTCAACAGTGGTTGAAGGGATTGCCTTGAGTCCGCAGACGGTaaatctagatttttttttttttttttttttttaagtctctGTGGCACCAGATGTTAAGGTTGACATTTTGAATGTCTAGCTAAATATCAGGGAAACCATAGGGTGGATTGCTCATAACATTTATGTAAAGACACCTCTGGGTCCCAGAGAATAACTTTAATGATCCTGACCTTTCCTCCTGTGCCTCAGAGAGTTAGACAGTGGTTTTGAGTTGGgctgcaaatatttattttgattattgaagaattttaaaattttttattaatgtactCTATAAACTGTttagaaaatagtgaaaaagcccaaatatttatttatatttaagcGGTATGGTTGTTTGAAAAATTACTTAATGAATATTCAAAAAccttttaaactttttattgaGGTAACTGAACGTGAGAATGACTGATGGActctcagctgtactttgtgatAAACCTGCATCTTCtggtttatatatttattgcCCACTTGGGGGCAACAGAACTGAGCTGTATAGAAAGTTTCCATATCATCTCCCTTTAAGTTGGTGAAACCCGTTGGCAAACAGTTGCTCATTTATGGCTGTAAAGCTGCTGGTTGTTGACGTGTCTGTCAgttgtttggtgctgagcaggcaGTGGACTGAGCTTATCTTCTGAAAGCTTCCTGCTGTGGTGTAATGAAAAGCAGTGAGATAATTCTGATaatcacatatttttcattatactgagataatgttttttttttgggagcaTGGGAAATTTCCCGGTGGCCTGTGGGAGATAACAAAGCAATAGGATAACGGTGTCATAGTCAGTGTCTCCCCTCGATGTACATTTCATGCTTAGGTGTTGTGATCATTGTCTTCTGCTGGTCTTTCTTTGTTTAACAAGGAGCGTTCTCAATTCAAAAGGTCAGTGCTGACAGGTGTACATGAAATAGCTTTATTAAATGGAAACTTGCACAGAATTTGTAATGCAGAGTAATAATACTGGACAGCATagatacagagagaaaacaacttGAGTCAAATCGTTTAATACACAATGGCTATAGGCCAAAAGCATGACCTTTGCATAGAAGTCCGACCCAGTGCAAGTGCAGCACAGGGCGAGAGAGAGGTTGGTGTATATGGGGACATTTAAAGGGAGGTCCAGGTACACAATATTAATTTCTACATAAAGTTACAGT includes the following:
- the LOC113139659 gene encoding alanine aminotransferase 2-like isoform X4, with protein sequence MRRIKNSPQNSLEILRAHVKEEATQGSQKSFKQVIDVSSGDPHKNGIKPLSFIRQVLAVCLYPELLKEEGLSLDVRLRTQMLLKACDGGSVGSYTASSGLPHVRQSIADFISRRDAGVSSCAEHVFISTGSQVALKVVVKLLASGEGEAQTGVLTPIPCPHTLPTLMDIYGVKLVPYQLKEELDWAVDVHELHQVLTTARRHCQPRSIYISNPGNPTGHVQDRKSIEEVIQFAAAEGLLLLVDEVFQDCVYGQDREFISYKKVLFEMDKQYSETVQLISFHSLSSACIGECGLRAGYMETVNLDPEVLHFIDTLLCTDINTPVTGQLALDVMVNPPKPGDLSYDTYTQKLISCAKPTLLLFPLKEILLSQATLSHNAQRAWEFLNGLPGMSCQPAMGGIYLYPRLHLPPEIIEQAKVKC
- the LOC113139659 gene encoding alanine aminotransferase 2-like isoform X3, translated to MRRIKNSPQNSLEILRAHVKEEATQGSQKSFKQVIDVSSGDPHKNGIKPLSFIRQVLAVCLYPELLKEEGLSLDVRLRTQMLLKACDGGSVGSYTASSGLPHVRQSIADFISRRDAGVSSCAEHVFISTGSQVALKVVVKLLASGEGEAQTGVLTPIPCPHTLPTLMDIYGVKLVPYQLKEELDWAVDVHELHQVLTTARRHCQPRSIYISNPGNPTGHVQDRKSIEEVIQFAAAEGLLLLVDEVFQDCVYGQDREFISYKKVLFEMDKQYSETVQLISFHSLSSACIGECGLRAGYMETVNLDPEVLHFIDTLLCTDINTPVTGQLALDVMVNPPKPGDLSYDTYTQEILLSQATLSHNAQRAWEFLNGLPGMSCQPAMGGIYLYPRLHLPPEIIEQAKIQKVEADVLYCQRLLEEEGVLVGAGGQTGGTTGSHHLRLCVLVPPHTLEEVLARLGSFHLRLVDTFPL
- the LOC113139659 gene encoding alanine aminotransferase 2-like isoform X2; its protein translation is MRRIKNSPQNSLEILRAHVKEEATQGSQKSFKQVIDVSSGDPHKNGIKPLSFIRQVLAVCLYPELLKEEGLSLDVRLRTQMLLKACDGGSVGSYTASSGLPHVRQSIADFISRRDAGVSSCAEHVFISTGSQVALKVVVKLLASGEGEAQTGVLTPIPCPHTLPTLMDIYGVKLVPYQLKEELDWAVDVHELHQVLTTARRHCQPRSIYISNPGNPTGHVQDRKSIEEVIQFAAAEGLLLLVDEVFQDCVYGQDREFISYKKVLFEMDKQYSETVQLISFHSLSSACIGECGLRAGYMETVNLDPEVLHFIDTLLCTDINTPVTGQLALDVMVNPPKPGDLSYDTYTQKLISCAKPTLLLFPLKEILLSQATLSHNAQRAWEFLNGLPGMSCQPAMGGIYLYPRLHLPPEIIEQAKKVEADVLYCQRLLEEEGVLVGAGGQTGGTTGSHHLRLCVLVPPHTLEEVLARLGSFHLRLVDTFPL
- the LOC113139659 gene encoding alanine aminotransferase 2-like isoform X1, with product MRRIKNSPQNSLEILRAHVKEEATQGSQKSFKQVIDVSSGDPHKNGIKPLSFIRQVLAVCLYPELLKEEGLSLDVRLRTQMLLKACDGGSVGSYTASSGLPHVRQSIADFISRRDAGVSSCAEHVFISTGSQVALKVVVKLLASGEGEAQTGVLTPIPCPHTLPTLMDIYGVKLVPYQLKEELDWAVDVHELHQVLTTARRHCQPRSIYISNPGNPTGHVQDRKSIEEVIQFAAAEGLLLLVDEVFQDCVYGQDREFISYKKVLFEMDKQYSETVQLISFHSLSSACIGECGLRAGYMETVNLDPEVLHFIDTLLCTDINTPVTGQLALDVMVNPPKPGDLSYDTYTQKLISCAKPTLLLFPLKEILLSQATLSHNAQRAWEFLNGLPGMSCQPAMGGIYLYPRLHLPPEIIEQAKIQKVEADVLYCQRLLEEEGVLVGAGGQTGGTTGSHHLRLCVLVPPHTLEEVLARLGSFHLRLVDTFPL